The following are encoded in a window of Pangasianodon hypophthalmus isolate fPanHyp1 chromosome 14, fPanHyp1.pri, whole genome shotgun sequence genomic DNA:
- the zgc:172282 gene encoding leucine-rich repeat and fibronectin type III domain-containing protein 1-like protein isoform X2 → MEWLIISLLILVVSTSGHLCPKRCMCQNLSPSLAILCAKTGLLFVPTVIDRRTVELRLTENFITAVRRRDFTNMTSLLHLTLSRNTISQIMPYTFADLKRLRALHLDSNRLSVVTDDHFQGLTNLRHLILANNQLHNISPHAFDDFLGTLEDLDLSYNNLVDIPWETIGRLTNVNTLNMDHNLIEHVPLGVFSNLHKLARLDMTSNKLKKIPPDPLFLRIPVYAKSKGSPLTSLVLSFGGNPLHCNCELLWLRRLTREDDLETCATPPDLTAKYFWTIPEEEFICEPPVITRRSFKTFAMEGQPASLKCKANGDPDPDVHWISPEGRLISNTSRTLTFSNGSLEINITSLKDMGVFTCIASNAAGESTGTVELVVTPLPHLANSTNRIQEPDPGPSDILTSAKSSSSYSNDTRTQEKTTILAELTANSALIRWPSQQHFPSIRMFQIQYNSSVDDTLVYRMIPSTNRDFLVRDLASGREYDLCVLAVYEDGITSLTATRQVGCVSFVTHAEYTQCHVLRSHFLGGTIIIIIGGIIVASVLVFIIILMIRYKVYSQQGPKAGKGLAKSKVRSQSNGGGQVPGQMPCSGSKVMEGQEDQGPGIGGSTRVTTSSLKDCITMALVMDCEKGMQNSEASSEGTVLPLQKRLSRTCLEQKGQPSLSTIDGTSTVEGSTAGQQVSDEQKALPDWGNLKI, encoded by the exons ATGGAGTGGCTCATCATCTCTCTGCTAATACTGGTTGTTTCTACCTCTGGACATCTGTGTCCCAAGCGTTGCATGTGCCAAAACCTGTCACCATCGCTTGCTATTCTGTGTGCCAAGACGGGCCTGCTCTTTGTACCCACGGTCATTGATCGCCGGACAGTAGAACTTCGACTTACTGAGAATTTCATCACAGCAGTAAGGAGGAGGGACTTTACAAACATGACAAGTCTCCTGCACCTGACACTGTCACGCAACACCATCAGCCAGATCATGCCTTACACCTTTGCCGACCTCAAACGGCTGCGAGCGCTGCATCTGGACAGCAACCGCCTCAGTGTGGTCACTGATGACCACTTCCAGGGTCTAACCAACCTAAGGCACCTCATTTTAGCCAACAACCAGCTCCATAACATTTCTCCACATGCTTTTGATGACTTCCTGGGGACTCTGGAAGACCTGGATCTGTCTTACAATAATCTGGTGGACATTCCTTGGGAAACCATTGGGAGGCTCACCAATGTAAACACACTTAATATGGACCATAACCTTATAGAGCATGTCCCTTTAGGAGTGTTTTCCAACCTACACAAGCTAGCACGTCTAGATATGACATccaataaactgaaaaaaattccTCCTGATCCTTTGTTTCTTAGGATCCCAGTTTATGCTAAGTCCAAGGGGTCTCCACTGACCTCACTTGTTCTTAGCTTTGGAGGAAATCCACTCCATTGTAACTGTGAGCTCCTTTGGCTAAGACGGCTTACGAGAGAAGATGACCTGGAAACATGTGCCACACCTCCCGATCTTACTGCTAAATACTTTTGGACAATTCCTGAAGAAGAGTTCATCTGTGAGCCACCTGTTATTACAAGGAGGTCCTTCAAGACCTTTGCTATGGAGGGACAGCCAGCCAGCTTAAAATGTAAAGCCAATGGTGACCCAGACCCAGATGTCCACTGGATTTCTCCTGAAGGTCGTCTGATCTCTAACACGTCCCGCACTCTCACCTTTAGCAATGGAAGCCTGGAAATAAACATCACCTCCCTGAAAGATATGGGAGTGTTCACCTGTATTGCCTCCAATGCTGCTGGTGAGTCTACAGGCACTGTGGAACTCGTGGTCACTCCACTTCCTCACCTAGCCAATAGCACTAATCGCATCCAGGAGCCTGATCCAGGACCATCTGATATCTTAACATCTGCCAAGTCCAGCTCTTCCTATAGCAATGATACAAGGACGCAAGAAAAGACGACGATACTAGCTGAGCTCACTGCAAACTCGGCTCTCATTAGATGGCCTTCACAGCAGCATTTCCCGAGTATTAGGATGTTCCAGATACAGTACAACAGCTCAGTAGATGACACCTTGGTCTACAG GATGATCCCATCTACAAATCGGGACTTTCTGGTGAGAGATCTGGCATCTGGGCGTGAGTATGACCTGTGTGTGCTGGCTGTATACGAGGATGGCATAACCTCGCTGACTGCCACGCGGCAGGTGGGCTGCGTCTCATTCGTCACGCATGCCGAGTACACCCAGTGCCATGTGTTGCGCAGCCACTTTCTGGGTGGcaccataatcatcatcatcggTGGCATCATTGTGGCATCTGTGCTggtcttcatcatcatccttaTGATTCGCTACAAGGTGTACAGCCAGCAGGGGCCCAAAGCTGGCAAAGGACTAGCCAAGAGCAAGGTCCGATCACAAAGCAACGGAGGAGGACAGGTTCCTGGGCAAATGCCATGCTCAGGCTCCAAAGTCATGGAGGGGCAGGAGGACCAAGGACCAGGGATTGGAGGAAGCACAAGAGTGACAACTTCCTCTCTCAAAGACTGCATTACCATGGCTTTAGTCATGGACTGTGAGAAGGGAATGCAGAACTCAGAGGCAAGCAGTGAGGGCACTGTTTTACCCTTACAGAAACGCCTCTCCAGGACGTGCCTAGAGCAAAAAGGTCAACCTTCACTGTCCACCATCGATGGGACCTCAACTGTGGAAGGAA GCACAGCAGGCCAGCAGGTCAGTGATGAGCAAAAGGCTTTGCCAGATTGGGGCAATTTAAAAATTTGA
- the zgc:172282 gene encoding leucine-rich repeat and fibronectin type III domain-containing protein 1-like protein isoform X1 produces MEWLIISLLILVVSTSGHLCPKRCMCQNLSPSLAILCAKTGLLFVPTVIDRRTVELRLTENFITAVRRRDFTNMTSLLHLTLSRNTISQIMPYTFADLKRLRALHLDSNRLSVVTDDHFQGLTNLRHLILANNQLHNISPHAFDDFLGTLEDLDLSYNNLVDIPWETIGRLTNVNTLNMDHNLIEHVPLGVFSNLHKLARLDMTSNKLKKIPPDPLFLRIPVYAKSKGSPLTSLVLSFGGNPLHCNCELLWLRRLTREDDLETCATPPDLTAKYFWTIPEEEFICEPPVITRRSFKTFAMEGQPASLKCKANGDPDPDVHWISPEGRLISNTSRTLTFSNGSLEINITSLKDMGVFTCIASNAAGESTGTVELVVTPLPHLANSTNRIQEPDPGPSDILTSAKSSSSYSNDTRTQEKTTILAELTANSALIRWPSQQHFPSIRMFQIQYNSSVDDTLVYRMIPSTNRDFLVRDLASGREYDLCVLAVYEDGITSLTATRQVGCVSFVTHAEYTQCHVLRSHFLGGTIIIIIGGIIVASVLVFIIILMIRYKVYSQQGPKAGKGLAKSKVRSQSNGGGQVPGQMPCSGSKVMEGQEDQGPGIGGSTRVTTSSLKDCITMALVMDCEKGMQNSEASSEGTVLPLQKRLSRTCLEQKGQPSLSTIDGTSTVEGSKLKIMKLCSLLLLLNHKKMFLLSFFEAPRIL; encoded by the exons ATGGAGTGGCTCATCATCTCTCTGCTAATACTGGTTGTTTCTACCTCTGGACATCTGTGTCCCAAGCGTTGCATGTGCCAAAACCTGTCACCATCGCTTGCTATTCTGTGTGCCAAGACGGGCCTGCTCTTTGTACCCACGGTCATTGATCGCCGGACAGTAGAACTTCGACTTACTGAGAATTTCATCACAGCAGTAAGGAGGAGGGACTTTACAAACATGACAAGTCTCCTGCACCTGACACTGTCACGCAACACCATCAGCCAGATCATGCCTTACACCTTTGCCGACCTCAAACGGCTGCGAGCGCTGCATCTGGACAGCAACCGCCTCAGTGTGGTCACTGATGACCACTTCCAGGGTCTAACCAACCTAAGGCACCTCATTTTAGCCAACAACCAGCTCCATAACATTTCTCCACATGCTTTTGATGACTTCCTGGGGACTCTGGAAGACCTGGATCTGTCTTACAATAATCTGGTGGACATTCCTTGGGAAACCATTGGGAGGCTCACCAATGTAAACACACTTAATATGGACCATAACCTTATAGAGCATGTCCCTTTAGGAGTGTTTTCCAACCTACACAAGCTAGCACGTCTAGATATGACATccaataaactgaaaaaaattccTCCTGATCCTTTGTTTCTTAGGATCCCAGTTTATGCTAAGTCCAAGGGGTCTCCACTGACCTCACTTGTTCTTAGCTTTGGAGGAAATCCACTCCATTGTAACTGTGAGCTCCTTTGGCTAAGACGGCTTACGAGAGAAGATGACCTGGAAACATGTGCCACACCTCCCGATCTTACTGCTAAATACTTTTGGACAATTCCTGAAGAAGAGTTCATCTGTGAGCCACCTGTTATTACAAGGAGGTCCTTCAAGACCTTTGCTATGGAGGGACAGCCAGCCAGCTTAAAATGTAAAGCCAATGGTGACCCAGACCCAGATGTCCACTGGATTTCTCCTGAAGGTCGTCTGATCTCTAACACGTCCCGCACTCTCACCTTTAGCAATGGAAGCCTGGAAATAAACATCACCTCCCTGAAAGATATGGGAGTGTTCACCTGTATTGCCTCCAATGCTGCTGGTGAGTCTACAGGCACTGTGGAACTCGTGGTCACTCCACTTCCTCACCTAGCCAATAGCACTAATCGCATCCAGGAGCCTGATCCAGGACCATCTGATATCTTAACATCTGCCAAGTCCAGCTCTTCCTATAGCAATGATACAAGGACGCAAGAAAAGACGACGATACTAGCTGAGCTCACTGCAAACTCGGCTCTCATTAGATGGCCTTCACAGCAGCATTTCCCGAGTATTAGGATGTTCCAGATACAGTACAACAGCTCAGTAGATGACACCTTGGTCTACAG GATGATCCCATCTACAAATCGGGACTTTCTGGTGAGAGATCTGGCATCTGGGCGTGAGTATGACCTGTGTGTGCTGGCTGTATACGAGGATGGCATAACCTCGCTGACTGCCACGCGGCAGGTGGGCTGCGTCTCATTCGTCACGCATGCCGAGTACACCCAGTGCCATGTGTTGCGCAGCCACTTTCTGGGTGGcaccataatcatcatcatcggTGGCATCATTGTGGCATCTGTGCTggtcttcatcatcatccttaTGATTCGCTACAAGGTGTACAGCCAGCAGGGGCCCAAAGCTGGCAAAGGACTAGCCAAGAGCAAGGTCCGATCACAAAGCAACGGAGGAGGACAGGTTCCTGGGCAAATGCCATGCTCAGGCTCCAAAGTCATGGAGGGGCAGGAGGACCAAGGACCAGGGATTGGAGGAAGCACAAGAGTGACAACTTCCTCTCTCAAAGACTGCATTACCATGGCTTTAGTCATGGACTGTGAGAAGGGAATGCAGAACTCAGAGGCAAGCAGTGAGGGCACTGTTTTACCCTTACAGAAACGCCTCTCCAGGACGTGCCTAGAGCAAAAAGGTCAACCTTCACTGTCCACCATCGATGGGACCTCAACTGTGGAAGGAAGTAAGTTAAAGATAATGAAATTGTGTAGCTTACTTTTGCTTTTAAACCATAAAAAGATGTTCCTTCTATCCTTTTTTGAAGCTCCAAGGATTCTCTAA